The window ATACTATTGATGAGATGAAACGCTGGCAGGACATGAACACGACCAATAGTTTTTTTATGGCAGCAGTTAGGGTAGGATATGATCCGGCTGTTATCTTAAATGAATTGCATAAATATGCCTTGCATACTTATCCCAACGGTTTTCAATTAAATAACCCCCATGGAATAGAAAATAGTTGTACGGTGGCTAATGCACTTAATGAAATGCTATGCATGAGTGCAGGAAATGTAATTAGATTATTCAATGGCATTCCAAAAAAACAAAATGCAAGTTTTGAACGCATCAGGGCATGGGGTGCTTTTTTAGTTTCCGCCAATTTAAAAGATGAAATGGTTACCAATGTTAAGATCATAAGTGAAAAAGGAAAACTTTGTACACTCGTAAATCCATGGGCCGACAAAAAGGTTCTACTCATCAGGAATGGTAAAAAGGCAGAAGTCCTTAGCGGAAACAGGATTTCTTTTAAAACAAGTCCCAATGAATTGATAGAAGTACAATCTAATTAATCTTATGCCAAAAATTACAACATTTTATTTAATTACGGAGTACATTTTGAAGGGAAAAAGGCTACACTTGAATTGATTTTTTAAGTCAGGCTTGCATCGGATGTAAAAGATAGTCAATATTGTTTGAAAGGCAATTATTCAGGTGTTATAACACCTGAATAATTGCCTTTCATTTTTGTGCCATATTACAAGCGATCCTGAAAGTTTGAGTTAATGTGCTGATCCAAAGACTGAATAGAAAAATATTTGTATACTATTTTGCAGCAATATATCTGGCTTGGTACTTTTAAGCTTGCTAGAGCAAAAAAAGTATCAGTAAATATCAATGTAGTTTTCAGATTTAACCATTTTTACTTTTATTGTACCCGATAAGCCTGTTCCAAAATTAATTAACGATCAGGTAAATGTTGTCAATATGGGGATTTCGCTAAAAGTGGTTCTGCACCACTTCTAGCGAAATCCCCAAATAAATATCATACTTACTGTTTTTTTATATTTTTTACGACATACATAAAATGTACAATAAATTATCTTAGCTTCGAAGGCTGAAACTAACTGGAACTGAGCAGATATGTCTTCCCAGACTGATAAAATTTTATTCGTAAAGAACTATAAAGCATTGTGCTATTTTGCCTGGGAAATGGTAAATGATACCGATCTTGCTGAAGATTTGGTTCAGGATGCTTATGTCAGTTTTTTAAAGCATAAACAATCTATTTCCAGCGATGAACAAGCTATCAAATCCTTCCTGTATTCGGCTATACGTAATGCTGTTTACAATCTGAACCGTAAATCCAAAACGGTACAAAAATATTTTCAAAGGCAGAACTTTTCGGATATAGATGAACCCGATTACGAACACATGGTCATCAGGGCAGAGTTCATGTCGGAAGTAAATATGATTGTAGCAGGGCTTCCTGAGGCCTGCCGGAAAATTTTTAAATTAAGCTATTTAGAAGGGCTCTCTAATCAGGAAATATCAGATCAGTTGTCTTTATCCATCAATACCATCAAAACCCAAAAACAGAGAGCTTTGCGTGTTTTAAAACAAAAAATACGTCCAGAGTTTTACGTGGTTTTTACGATGTTATTTTTCCGTTAAAATTTAGTTAACTAATTGTCACCCCTTTTTGTGGTTTAGGTTTCTTATACCTGTAATATGATCCGCATCCTTGAAGTGCAGGATACTAAATATGTATTAAAGATAATCTAGATTGAAGAATTTTATGAACAGCAGAAACTGGAAAGCCCTTTTACTAGGGTTTTGTATAATCGTATGTGGATTTGAAAGCAAATCTCAAGGAATTAATTTCCAACATAACCTGGAGGAGGCCATCGGGCAAGCTAAAAAGGAGAAAAAAATGATTTTTGTAGATTTTTATACCTCCTGGTGTGCACCTTGTAAAGTAATGTCTGATGAAATTTTCCCTAAGAAAGAAGTGGGTGATTTTTATAATCAAATGTTTGTTAACGTTAAGATTCAATGTGATGACAAAGGATATGGCTTAGCGTTAGGTAAGCACTACAAAGTACAGGCATATCCCACTTTAATGTTTTTGGATACAGCAGGTAATACTGTTCATTCTATTGCTGGTGGACTAGATGTGCAGGGCTTTATTCAATTGGGTAAAACAGCTTTAGATCCTAATAAAAATCAATTGGTATTGGTCAAGGAGTGGGATTCTGGCAATCGCACACAAGCCTTCATGACTAAATATTTCAAGACACTGGTTCAATCCTACCGCTCAGATAAGGCGATATATGATTTTGAAAAATATTTTGCATCACTTTCCGGGAAACAGAAGGCCTCAACCAATACGTTTGAGCTGATGCAGATAGTTAAGAGTGTACCCTTTTCTGCTCCATTCGAATATATGGAGATGAATAAGGTGGATTATTATAAGCAACTAGGAAAGAAAAAGATAGACAGTACGATTGCGGCTTCCTATCTCTGGTACTTTAAAAATTTGCAGGCTTCCGGGTTTAGCAATAAGGATCTCAGTGACTTCAAAAATAAAATGAAGCTATTTAGGAGCAAAAAATATCCTTTCTACGATGAGTATGCTGCTTTTTACCAGGTTTTTGATTCCTATGATGCTCAAGGTAAGGATGATATTAAATTGTATATAGCAAGAGGAAATGATTTTTTGACGAAATATGGGTTGAATAATGATGCCTATACTACTTCCTTAACCCATGTACTGGGAAATTTGACCTCCGCTAAAGATGAGGGGGCTGCAGGTATTACCTGGATGGAGTCGCTACTTAAACGCAAGCAAGACCCAAAATATTTAAACACCTATTTCTATATCTTATGGCGTAATTCGCGCTGGGATCAGGCTCTTGAAGTAGGTCAGCAGATCAGGGACAACCAAATCAAGGCTGATCGTTCTACTTTAGATATTGACAAGCAGATAAAAATGGTTAGTGAGCAAAAATCAAAGCATGTTAAATAATTGCTTGAAAAAGATTAAATAATTGTCACCCTTTTTTTAGGTTTCGGTTTCTTAATCTCTAGTATATGAAGAATAACCCATTTGATATAGCTGACTTAATTGTTAAAAAGTTTCGCGGTAACCTTACCGAGGAAGAAAGTACTGCACTTTCCAATTGGCGTGATGATGATTTACGCAACAAGTTATTTTTAGAAGATTTAGAGAAAAAATCAGCCCAGGGAATTGATACGTCGGTATTTAATCAATTCGATACGGCGCGCGGCTGGGAATCTGTGCTTAAAAAACAGCAAAGAGGCACTACAGTATTCATGTGGAGGTCAATAGCCGCCGTACTTGCTGTTTTGATATCGATAACCATATATTTCCTGGTTTATCAGTTTAACGATGGTACTGAGCGGATTGTGGAGAGTAAGGATGCTAAATATAAAAATGACGTGTTACCGGCAATTTTGGGTGCGAAAGTAATCCGGGCAGACGGATCGGAGATCAAGGTAGAAGATAATATTCTTTTCTCTGCCGATGGTCACATGAACAATTCATCTACTGAAGCTATAGGCAGCGAAGCGCAATTGCTGACTAAGCTGAATACACTTGTAGTTCCTGCGGCAAACTATATCAATTTAACCTTGGCAGACGGGACGAAGGTTTGGGTTAATGCGAACAGCCGGTTAAATTTTCCTTCAAAATTTGTGGGAAATGAAAGACGCGTGACGTTGCTGGAGGGGAAGCTTATTTTGAAGTGGCCAAAGATGCTCATCGGCCATTTTATGTAGAAAGTAAGGGAGCAGAAGTTAAAGTGCTGGGTACACACTTCAATGTAATGGCATATTCTAATCAATTGGCAACTACTTTGGTAGAGGGTAGTGTGAAACTCTCTAAAGGGGATAAATCGGTCATGTTACGTCCGGGGAACGGGGAGATATAAACGGGTCATTGATTGACGTACAACCGGCTGATTTTCAAAAGGAACTGGCCTGGAAAAACAATGTGTTCTATTTCAACGGCGATAATATTGTAAAGATTGCCCAGGAGTTACAATCCTGGTATGATTTGGAGGTTTCATTTTCAAATGACATTCCACTATTACAGACCTATACAGGGGAAATCCGCAGAGACGCTAATCTTTCCGAAGTGTTGAACATGTTGGAATTTGTAAGTGACCTGGAATTTAAAGTAGATAAAAATAAGTTGTTAATCTCTAAACGAAAAATATGAAATAAACTTACTCAACTAAACCATTCAAATTTCCAAAAGAAGACAGAGGTGTTGCTGCACCCCTGTCAAGATAATTAAGCTAACCAAACGATTTACATTAACTCAATTACACAAATGTATGAATAACTTATCATTTGGTAAAGGTTGTGGTACACCCGTACACATGCCTTTTCCAATAATTTTCCGGATAATGAAAATAACAACAGCTTTAATGTTGATTTTTATGACCTGTGCGTATAGTAATGGAAAAGCACAGCGCGTATCCCTTTCCCTTCATAATGCCAAATTAGAAGAAGCTTTTAAAGAAATCAGTAAGCAAACCAGCTACAAGTTCCTGTACAATGATGCGTTATTGAAAAATGTTGAGCGAATTAACCTGAATGTTGAAAATGAAGGTTTATCGCAGGTCATGTCGAAATTATTATTGAACCGGAATATGGTTTATAAAATTATTGACCAGACAATTAGCATCAGTGCTGCGTCAGGCTCCAATGTATCAGGTAGTGGCATCGCTTTACAAGAGCCAATCAAAGGCGTTGTGAGAGATGAAGGAGGAGTTTTGGTTGGTGCATCAATTGTCGTTAAGGGGACAAACATTACAACCAGTACCAATTCCAAAGGTGAGTTTAGTATAAACGCACCTGCAAATGCAATTTTGATTGTACGCTTTATAGGTTATAAACCAAAGGAAGTAGCAGTTGCAAACAGGAAAAATATTACAATTCAACTGGAGGCTGATAATCAAACCTTAAATGAGGTGAATGTAGTTTCTACTGGTTATCAAAACATTGATCGTAAATTATTTACCGGTTCAGCAACCAGAGTCAATGCGAAAGATATAGCACGGGCAGGTGTCCCAGATATCTCGCGGATGTTAGAAGGTCAGGTCGCCGGAGTTTCTGTTCAGAACGTAACGGGTACCTTTGGTGCAGCCCCTAAGATACGTGTACGTGGAGCTACTTCTATTTCAGGAGATAATAAACCGTTATGGGTAATTGATGGAATTGTACTTGAAGATATTGTTAATATTTCCAATGAAGCACTTTCTACAGGTGACCCAAATACGTTAATCGGTTCTTCAGTAGCTGGATTAAATCCAGATGATATTGAATCCTTCAATATCTTAAAAGATGCAGCAGCTACAGCGATGTATGGTGCACGGGCCATGAATGGGGTAATCATCGTAACAACCAAAAAAGGGAGAAATACCGATGGGGCACCTCAGCTCAACTACAGCACAACGATGAGTATCTATAGTAAGCCCAGGTATGAGCAATTTAACATGATGAACTCAGGCGAGCAGATGAATGTGTTACTGGAGATGGAGCGAAAAGGATACCTTAGTCATGCCGCCTCTAAAAATTCCAAAGATGGGGGAGTATTTAATAAAATGTATGATCAGATGTACCAATACGATCCGATCAACGATTCGTTTACCTTACGCAATGATGTTGCAAGTAGACAGCAATTCTTAAAACGCTATGCCGATGCCAATACAGATTGGTTTGATGTATTATTTAAAAATTCCCTGATGCAGGAGCACTCATTGAGTTATTCATCGGGTAATTCCAAATCTCAAACCTATGCTTCAACCAGCTTTATGAATGATGCCGGACAGACCGTTGGTGATAGGGTGAAACGATTTACAGCGAACCTACGCACAAACTTCAAATTGAGCGACAAATTCTCTGGCGAGCTATTGTTCAATGGGTCTATTCGAGATCAGCGCACTCCAGGTACCTTGACCAGAAGTGCAAATACATCCACTGGTGGATTCTCGAGGAACTTTGATATCAATCCTTACTCTTATGCGATGAATACAAGTCGCTTAATGACGCCATATAATGAGGACGGAAGTTTAGAGTATTTCAGGCGTAATTTTGCCTCATTCAATATCCTGAATGAACTGGAAAATAATTATATCGAACTGGGATTAAATGAGCTTAAGGTACAGGGAGGTTTTAAATATAAAATACTTCCACAATTAACCTACTCTGTTGATGGTTCTTACCGTTATGCCTCCACTATGAGGAAGCACTATGTCATGGAAAATTCCAATATGGTACTGGCTTACAGGGCACATGGCAATGATCCATTTATTATGGAAAACAATCCATTCTTATTTAGGGACCCTAACTTGCCAACAGCAGCCTTGCCATTTGTCACGCTACCTGATGGTGGCTTTTATAATGCCAACAGTGATAATCTAAAGAGTTACTATGTGCGTCACAATTTGGAGTACGATGCTAAATTTAAGGGAAAACATCGCCTGAATTTATTTGGGTCGATGGAGCTACGTTCAACAGACAGGCAATATGACAATTTTGATGGAGTAGGTTATCAGTATACCAACGCAGGCCTGGTACATCCCGACTATAAATACTTTCAGGATGCGATGTACCAAAACCGGCCATACTTTGGAATGGGTTATTCAAAGGATCGCTTTGCTGCGATGATGTTGCGCGCAGCATATGCCTTTGCAGATAAATACAGTTTCAATTTCACGACTCGTGTAGACCGTTCGAATATGCTAGGCAAGACTACAGCGAAAAGTAAAGCATTAGGCTGGTTACCAACCTGGAATATTTCAGGGGCGTGGGATATCGACCAGGAAAAATTCTTTAAACAAGACAACTGGCTAATAGGTGGCGCCCGTATACGTGGTACCTATGGTTTGGTCGCCAATTTAGGAAATGCCAGAAACAAGTCCGTTTTGTATTTTAATGGCATCACCATGAGGCCCATTGAAGCCGATAAGGAACAGTATGTCAATATTGGCTCCCTGGAAAATGCCGACCTAACCTGGGAAAAACTATATGAAGGTAATATTGGAGCGGATCTGGCTATGTTCAATAGGAAAATTGATGTTACCCTGGATTATTACAAACGCAATATCTTCGACTTGATAGGGCCTGTTACAACATCTGGTTTAGGGGGCAGGTAATCAAGACAGCCAACTATGCAACTATGTCTGGACAGGGATTTGAAGCAACCATTGCAGGCTATCCAATCAAAAAAGGAGATTTCAAATGGCGTTCTTCCTTCAACTTTGGATGGAATAAGAACAAAATTACCAAACTGGAAATTAACCCGGTCATCAATGATCTGGTACGTGCTGAAGGAGGCCCACTTGAAGGCTACTCCCAACGCGGTTTATTTTCCGTTCAATTTGATGGCTTAAACCCGGAATATGGTTATCCAACATTTATTTCCGAGACTGGGGTACGCAATGCGCTACGCCTTGATTTCCAAAGTACAAAAAAAGATTTCTTAATATACCATGGGCCGGTAGATCCTACCTTCACGGGAGGTTTTTATAACCAGTGGGCTTATAAAAACTTCTCTTTATCTGCATTATTTACATTTAGTGCTGGAAATTATGTGCGTCTAGCCCCTGTCTTTGGGTCGGAGATGAGCGATGATATTGGAATGAACAAAGAGTGGTTAAACAGATGGATGGTGCCAGGTGATGAAAAATACACCAATATACCTGCCACCATCGACCCATTGGTCGCTTTCTTTCAAATGTCAACTAACCCAGGTTATCCATATAGTGCCTACAACCTATCTGATGCACGTGTGGCAAAAGGAGATTTTATTCGCCTGAAAAATATTACCCTGGGCTATAGTTTGCCTAAGTCTATAACAGAGCGGTTAAAAGTGAGAAATATCGATGTAGCCATTGTAGGCAATAATATTAGCCTGTTGTATGCTGACAAGAAGTTAAATGGGGCTGATCCAGAATTTTTTGGTAGCGGAGGAGTCGCTTTACCGGTTCCAAGACAGTTTACATTTTCCCTAAAAGCTGGTTTTTAACAATTAAAATGCAATCTAATGAATATAAGAACACTATATAGCATATTGGGATTTACATTCCTTGTACTGATGACACAAGGCTGTAAGAAATATTTTCAGGTTAATCCGGATATGCGTACCGAAATGGATTCTGCCGATAAGGTGGGGCAATTACTGGTTACTGCTTACCCTTCTACAGATTACTTTCTATTTGGGGAGACTGCTTCGGATAACGCTACGGATAAAGGACCTGGAGCTTATGCAACCAATGATGTGGCACGCGGTAGCTATTATTGGGAGGAACTTACGCGGGCAGACGACTCCTATTCTCCAAGCAAATACTGGTTGGATATGTACAAAGTCATTGCAGCAGCCAATCATGCCATCGAAGCAGTGGATGACAACGGTTTTGGCATTAAAGGGCAACAGTTCAAAGGAGAAGCATTAATCTGCAGGGCATACGCACATCATATGTTGGTTTCTCTATTTTCCAAAGCTTATCAGATTGGAGGAGACAATGCTACCTACGGGATACCTTATTTGACTACACCCGAAAAAAATGCCATCCAAAACTACGACCGTGGAACGGTGGCCTCTGTTTACCAAAATATTGAGAAGGACCTTTTAGCAGGCATGAAGTTGATTCGAGGTATAACCTTCAAGTCTTCCAAATTCCATTTCAATGAGCAGGCAGTTAATGCCTTTGCTGCCCGCTTTTATCTTTTCAAAGGAGATTATGATAAAGTAATCCAATACAGCTCGGCTATTTTTCCAGAAAATAATTTCAAGCAAAATATTCGTCCGGTGGCAGGTGCATGGAAAGCAATAGGAAATCCAAACCAGCAATTTGGCAGTTCTACGGCAAATTACAATCTATTGATGGCTAATGTATTTACCAGGTTTGCATACTCATCTGGTGCAAATCGCTACGGAGGGGGTAAACTATTTACGTCCATGATTACCGAAAAAAATGTAACTGGAAAAGGGTTCTTCCAATACCTGACATCAACTGGTGGCGATGCTGAAAAACCAAACCTGAACAAATATCCGGAATATCGGGCAGACGAAAATTATTACAGTGTACAGGTATTGTTTTCAGCAGATGAAGCCCTGATGAACAGAGCTGAGGCCTATATCTACAAAGGACAGTATGATTTAGCATTGAAAGATCTAAACGATTTTGCAGCAGTACGCATTGATGCTTATGATGTGAGCCAACACGCCATTACCCAGCAAAAAGTCCTGGATTTCTATAACACCACGGACATCAAAGAAGGCCTAATTAAAACGGTATTGGATTTTAGGCAAAAAGCATTTGCTCATGAAGGTTTGCGTTGGTTTGACATCAATCGCTATGGAATTGAGATTGTGCATAAATATTATGATAGCAATATGGTTGAGACCACGGATATACTAAAAAAGGATGATCCAAGACGTGTTTTTCAATTACCGGAAAGTAGCTCCCTCTCTGGCCTACCCAAGAACCCAAGATAAAATGAAGGAAATAAATAAACATATAAATAGAATATGATTATGAAAAAATATTATATACCGCTTTTTTTGTCACTTATCATTAGCGCTGCAGGCTGCAGAAAAGCTGAAAAAATTGATTTTCAATTCAATAAAGATTTGGACTATGTCCCTATTGAATTAGATAATTGGCTATCGGGGAATTTCACCAATCCTTATAACATGGAGATCGTCTATCGGTTTGACCGGTATAAAATGGGGGAATTAAAACAAAATTTATCCCCTGCAAAGGAAGAGAAAGTGAAGGAGCAAATGGAGATGATCAGGAATGGATTCATTGTTCCCTTTGAAAAAGCTGCAGGTTCGGTTTTTGCGAAAACTTATTTTCCTAAAGAATGGGTCTTATCTGGTTCCTATGCGGTCACCTCAGATGGGCGTATATTAGCCCTTTCTTCCGGGGGACGCAGTATTACTATATATGAAGTAAACACTGCTGATACGACAAATGCTGAGGTAACCCGGGCGAAGTTAAAGACTGTTCATCATGAGTATGCCCATACCCTGACACAGATTATTCGTATCCCGCGCGAGTTTGAATCCATCTCCGAGGCAAACTATTCTGCAGATTGGCGCAGTAGTTTTACCTATCCTGATGCAATAAATGATGCACAGGGCTTTGTATCACGCTATTCAAGGGCCAATGTAATGGAAGATTTTGCGGAGACTGCTGGATTTCTATTGGTATATGGACAGCTCTGGTATGATACCCGCGCTGGAAAAATACCTGCTTCAGGTTATGATATCCTGAAGAAAAAAGAAGCTGCATTAGTCAAATTCTACAGGGATAGTTATGGGGTAGATTTCAGAAGGGTACAACGTGAAATGGCACAGGCCATGTATACCCGCTTTAACGATAAGCAAAAGCAGTCTTTTGCCTACTGGTTTTTTGATCAGGCTACCTTCACTTACACCTTGCCCTACAACACAGCGGTGAGTTCAGCGGATTTAAAAACGAAGGTAAACAATTTCATTACCAAGGCGCCCTTGGCAGCCAATACCCAATTCGACAAGTATGTTGTAAAAGATCTGACTTTCCTATTTACACCCGGAGCTTTAATTCCAAATAGTAATGCCAAACAAGGGGATTTGATTATCAGGGTTGGTTATCAGCGTAATACGGCCCCAGTAGCCTATGCCGATTATACGTTTAAATATTTAACAAACCCGGCAAACAACACGGTTAAATTTGATAAATCTACTCAAGGTACGGATGTAAACCAAAATGCGAACGCAAAATTGTTTATGACCCCTTTTATGGACGAAATAGCCAGCTATTTCACCAGTGGGAACTTTGTCCCGGAATGGTCTATAGATGCCCCTTCCCGAACAAGATTAGATGAATTCTTTTTTGATTTTGGTGGTTTCTATAAAGAAGCAGATAAGGGTAGTTATATCAATTTCCCCTTACAAAGAGCGAGAAAATAGTATAAACAGTAGAAGTCTAATAAAATAAGAAGATGAAAAAATTAAATAAACTTTTGTTTCTGGGTGTATTATTGTTCTTCGGTTGCCGTCGGGAGGATATTGACTTAGTTTTTGATAAAACGCCTGACCAGCGTATGGGGGAGTTACAAAAAGAAGTTAAACAGCAGTTGGTGGAAGCAAAATATGGTTGGCGGGTGCTTAGCTCAACCTTGACCAAAGGGACATATGGATTTTATATGGATTTTGATGCAGAGGGGAAGGCAGATCGTGTCCGTATGGTTTCCGACATTGACAACGTGTCAAGTAAGGTAGTACGCACTTCTGGTTACCGCGTGAAATTGATTAACGCTCCCATGCTTTCTTTCGAGACATACACCTACATCCATCAACTTGCAGATCCTGACCCTGGTGTAATTGGCGGTGAATATGGGGATGGCTTAAAAGCGGATATTGAGTTTGAACTGCAGCGCACAACTCAAGACTCTTTGTTCTTCAAAGGTCGTAAATTCCGTAGTGATATGATATTAATCCGTGCGAGCCAGGAAGAGCAGCGGGTGTATCTCTCTGGTAATTTCCTGAGCGTGATAAATGAGGTAAAAAGCATATTTGCAAACAATCAAATCTCCTTATTCGACCACGCAGGTGTGACCTACCAGCTGACAATCAACTCCGATTCACGCACACTAGGTATCATGAGTTATGTTAATGATAAAATAGTAACAACCAATGATTTATTTTCTTATACCGCTGACGGGCTTCAAATAGGTAAAGGCATACCATTATTAAATGGAGATGTCATTGCTAAAATTTTACTCCTCGGAGGTAAATTGTATGCAATTACTGGCAAAGGGGACAAACATGAAATCCGGGGTTCCCAAACACCCTTATTGCCACTGGCAGACATGATGGGTAGCATGTATGCCAGAGTATTCTCTCCATTCAGGGTGCAGTACCCTGGGACCAACGCTGCTGGCGCAAATATTCTATATCAGGTACATAGGCAGATCCCAGATCCACCAGTAGCAGGTGGTGCTTCAAAAATTGACCTGGATTTGCAATGGGACACAGCAAATAAATACATTTACCTACAAGGCTATATGTATTATTCTGCTACACCTACGATGACGCGATACCGGTATAATTATACGTATGATAAAACAACAGGCTTATTCAAACTGAGCAATAAGGTGGTACAGTCTACAGGGTTTGCTTCTGTAGGATTAATGGACACTTTCCTTTTGAATAATGAATTCAAATTAGAATACTATTTTGACAGTGGAAATGCTTACGGACGAATAGTAAGTAAGGACGGGAATGTTACTATGACTTTGATGCCCCTTAAATAATCAATCCGAGCTTTAAAGGTAACCCATGTAAACTAGCATCAGTTATCGATGAACAAATGAGTGGAGTATTTTTATTTTTTACTCATTAGGATACATTAGTGGCAAGTGATTATAAATCTAGTAGGGTTTCCCGGTAAAATTCGGTGCTAGCGGTAGGTCGTAAGGAAATGGGGACGACGCACTATTAGCGAAGTCCCCATTGTTAACCAATTTTTTAAGAAAAACATTCACAATTGGTGAATAAATTAGGGTCTTGGTAGTAGTGGCCAGTTATGGAAAAAAATGTCTTTAGCTACTTGTTGGAGAATCACTATAAGGTGAAGAGGGTAAGACAGGAACTGGACAATGTTTTGCTCTGTGAGGGATTGGAGCCGCAACGGATACAGTATGATAATAAAAAACACTGTCAGAGGCACTTGCCTTGCCTTCATTAGAACTATTAGCGGTCTTTGGCAGGGTCATTTTACCAAAGTCTTTCCTAGTCTCTCAAAGGTAAGTTTGGCTTTAATGGAGGGTTCGAATTCCTCTATTTCGTCAATAAGCTTTAAGGTCAATGCTTTTTGGTTTTTCCAAATCGTTGTAAAACTACACGATTTTTGAATCTGCAGAATCACAATTTATTGTTATATTTAAGTAACGTAATCAACTTAGTGTTTCCATTCAATGTCTAACCAAGATACTTCGCTCTACCAATCTGCTAAAAAGATCTGGCGCACTGTTGTTAAAGAAAAACCCAATCGTCCCTACGAGCTTGAGCTACAACTTGAACTCCATAAACGTCTTCTACATCTCTTCCAGCCTGGTACTTACTATTATTATATATTCAATATTTTCCAGGCCGAACTTGAGTTCGTCAGCCCTAGTATCAGCCATGTGCTGGGTTACATACCAGAAGAAATGGATATTCTTCGGTTACTCGACATCCTGCATCCACAGGATAAACCTTATTTCCTTGAGTTCGAACGTCGGATCACAGAGTTTTTTGTCTCACTCCCGTTCGAAAAAATCCCTAAATACAAGATGCAGTACGACCTGCGTATGAGGGCAAAAAATGGTAGCTATATAAGGCTCCTTCACCAGGCGGTGCAAATTGACTATGACGAAAAAGGTTATTACCGTACCTTAGATATAGATACTGATATTACGCATATAAAGCCAGAGGGGACACCCTGTTTTTCGATTATTGGGTTGGATGGTGAACCTTCCTATTTTAACATTAGCACC is drawn from Pedobacter sp. HDW13 and contains these coding sequences:
- a CDS encoding RagB/SusD family nutrient uptake outer membrane protein, whose protein sequence is MNIRTLYSILGFTFLVLMTQGCKKYFQVNPDMRTEMDSADKVGQLLVTAYPSTDYFLFGETASDNATDKGPGAYATNDVARGSYYWEELTRADDSYSPSKYWLDMYKVIAAANHAIEAVDDNGFGIKGQQFKGEALICRAYAHHMLVSLFSKAYQIGGDNATYGIPYLTTPEKNAIQNYDRGTVASVYQNIEKDLLAGMKLIRGITFKSSKFHFNEQAVNAFAARFYLFKGDYDKVIQYSSAIFPENNFKQNIRPVAGAWKAIGNPNQQFGSSTANYNLLMANVFTRFAYSSGANRYGGGKLFTSMITEKNVTGKGFFQYLTSTGGDAEKPNLNKYPEYRADENYYSVQVLFSADEALMNRAEAYIYKGQYDLALKDLNDFAAVRIDAYDVSQHAITQQKVLDFYNTTDIKEGLIKTVLDFRQKAFAHEGLRWFDINRYGIEIVHKYYDSNMVETTDILKKDDPRRVFQLPESSSLSGLPKNPR
- a CDS encoding sigma-70 family RNA polymerase sigma factor; the protein is MSSQTDKILFVKNYKALCYFAWEMVNDTDLAEDLVQDAYVSFLKHKQSISSDEQAIKSFLYSAIRNAVYNLNRKSKTVQKYFQRQNFSDIDEPDYEHMVIRAEFMSEVNMIVAGLPEACRKIFKLSYLEGLSNQEISDQLSLSINTIKTQKQRALRVLKQKIRPEFYVVFTMLFFR
- a CDS encoding SusC/RagA family TonB-linked outer membrane protein, with the translated sequence MKITTALMLIFMTCAYSNGKAQRVSLSLHNAKLEEAFKEISKQTSYKFLYNDALLKNVERINLNVENEGLSQVMSKLLLNRNMVYKIIDQTISISAASGSNVSGSGIALQEPIKGVVRDEGGVLVGASIVVKGTNITTSTNSKGEFSINAPANAILIVRFIGYKPKEVAVANRKNITIQLEADNQTLNEVNVVSTGYQNIDRKLFTGSATRVNAKDIARAGVPDISRMLEGQVAGVSVQNVTGTFGAAPKIRVRGATSISGDNKPLWVIDGIVLEDIVNISNEALSTGDPNTLIGSSVAGLNPDDIESFNILKDAAATAMYGARAMNGVIIVTTKKGRNTDGAPQLNYSTTMSIYSKPRYEQFNMMNSGEQMNVLLEMERKGYLSHAASKNSKDGGVFNKMYDQMYQYDPINDSFTLRNDVASRQQFLKRYADANTDWFDVLFKNSLMQEHSLSYSSGNSKSQTYASTSFMNDAGQTVGDRVKRFTANLRTNFKLSDKFSGELLFNGSIRDQRTPGTLTRSANTSTGGFSRNFDINPYSYAMNTSRLMTPYNEDGSLEYFRRNFASFNILNELENNYIELGLNELKVQGGFKYKILPQLTYSVDGSYRYASTMRKHYVMENSNMVLAYRAHGNDPFIMENNPFLFRDPNLPTAALPFVTLPDGGFYNANSDNLKSYYVRHNLEYDAKFKGKHRLNLFGSMELRSTDRQYDNFDGVGYQYTNAGLVHPDYKYFQDAMYQNRPYFGMGYSKDRFAAMMLRAAYAFADKYSFNFTTRVDRSNMLGKTTAKSKALGWLPTWNISGAWDIDQEKFFKQDNWLIGGARIRGTYGLVANLGNARNKSVLYFNGITMRPIEADKEQYVNIGSLENADLTWEKLYEGNIGADLAMFNRKIDVTLDYYKRNIFDLIGPVTTSGLGGR
- a CDS encoding thioredoxin fold domain-containing protein; amino-acid sequence: MNSRNWKALLLGFCIIVCGFESKSQGINFQHNLEEAIGQAKKEKKMIFVDFYTSWCAPCKVMSDEIFPKKEVGDFYNQMFVNVKIQCDDKGYGLALGKHYKVQAYPTLMFLDTAGNTVHSIAGGLDVQGFIQLGKTALDPNKNQLVLVKEWDSGNRTQAFMTKYFKTLVQSYRSDKAIYDFEKYFASLSGKQKASTNTFELMQIVKSVPFSAPFEYMEMNKVDYYKQLGKKKIDSTIAASYLWYFKNLQASGFSNKDLSDFKNKMKLFRSKKYPFYDEYAAFYQVFDSYDAQGKDDIKLYIARGNDFLTKYGLNNDAYTTSLTHVLGNLTSAKDEGAAGITWMESLLKRKQDPKYLNTYFYILWRNSRWDQALEVGQQIRDNQIKADRSTLDIDKQIKMVSEQKSKHVK
- a CDS encoding DUF4974 domain-containing protein, whose translation is MIDVQPADFQKELAWKNNVFYFNGDNIVKIAQELQSWYDLEVSFSNDIPLLQTYTGEIRRDANLSEVLNMLEFVSDLEFKVDKNKLLISKRKI